One part of the Aspergillus luchuensis IFO 4308 DNA, chromosome 5, nearly complete sequence genome encodes these proteins:
- a CDS encoding aldehyde dehydrogenase family protein (COG:C;~EggNog:ENOG410PMIJ;~InterPro:IPR015590,IPR012394,IPR016160,IPR016161, IPR016162,IPR016163;~PFAM:PF00171;~TransMembrane:1 (o483-501i);~go_function: GO:0016491 - oxidoreductase activity [Evidence IEA];~go_function: GO:0016620 - oxidoreductase activity, acting on the aldehyde or oxo group of donors, NAD or NADP as acceptor [Evidence IEA];~go_process: GO:0006081 - cellular aldehyde metabolic process [Evidence IEA];~go_process: GO:0055114 - oxidation-reduction process [Evidence IEA]) — translation MAFTTEVEFDQAYASVRAAFASGRTKSKDWRRHQLKRAWWMVEDNKNRILDALRADLNKHPLEALLGEITGLQNDILRTLEKLDEWTKDEKPTRWDPINFLGGTVVRQEPLGVSLIIGAWNFPFMLTLQPLIAAIAAGCAVVLKPSDVAQASQNLLMEIIPMYMDRDAITCVSAGPSEMKHILESRFDHIFYTGSANVAKIIYAAAAKHLTPVTLELGGQGPAIVAPSANIDLAAKHIAWAKFSNAGQICINVNHVLIDPSIREAFVTKLIHYFDEFTGGPDNKPDYYSRIVNERNFDRLESLLDRTTGKVIHGGIRDRQNRYFGPTIVVDVSPEDSLLSEELFGPILPIIDADLDTAISFTRSIEHPLALYAFTTVESEKKRIQDETASGGVTFNDCFLHAAALDAPFGGVGNSGAGCYHGKYGILAFSHLRTYTNAIPTWLEGVMGARYPPYSETNMRKLSPPVKPPFDREGNDTTSRSKILSAAATLAVLGISVWMFGAREKLPPYGRNWLRK, via the exons ATGGCCTTTACCACCGAGGTGGAGTTTGACCAG GCATATGCCAGCGTCCGAGCCGCTTTCGCCTCGGGTCGCACCAAGAGCAAAGATTGGAGACGCCATCAGCTTAAGAGAGCCTGGTGGATGGTCGAGGACAACAAGAACCGTATCCTTGACGCCCTTCGTGCCGACTTGAATAAGCATCCTCTGGAGGCTTTGCTGGGGGAAATTACGGGCCTTCAAAATGACATTCTACGTACCCTTGAGAAGCTTGACGAGTGGACAAAGGATGAGAAGCCCACAAGATGGGATCCAATCAACTTTTTGGGCGGAACTGTAGTCCGTCAAGAGCCATTGGGCGTGTCATTGATTATTGGCGCCTGGAACTTTCCTTTCATGCTGACCTTACAACCCTTGATCGCTGCTATTGCCGCTGGCTGTGCGGTGGTCCTGAAGCCATCCGACGTTGCACAAGCCTCTCAGAATCTCCTGATGGAGATCATCCCCATGTACATGGATCGCGACGCTATTACTTGCGTCAGTGCAGGGCCGTCGGAAATGAAGCATATTCTTGAAAGTCGCTTCGATCACATCTTCTACACCGGCTCTGCAAATGTTGCCAAAATCAtctatgctgctgctgccaaacATTTGACTCCCGTCACTTTGGAACTGGGGGGTCAAGGGCCTGCAATTGTTGCCCCGTCTGCGAATATCGATCTCGCAGCAAAACATATTGCTTGGGCTAAGTTTTCGAATGCTGGACAG ATCTGCATTAATGTGAATCACGTCCTCATTGACCCTAGCATACGTGAAGCTTTCGTGACGAAACTGATCCACTACTTTGACGAGTTCACTGGTGGTCCAGATAACAAGCCAGACTACTACAGTCGCATCGTCAACGAGCGAAATTTCGATCGTCTTGAGTCTCTTCTCGATAGAACAACCGGTAAGGTCATTCACGGCGGCATTCGCGACCGTCAAAATCGTTACTTCGGACCTACCATTGTTGTGGATGTTAGTCCCGAGGATTCTCTTTTGTCTGAAGAGCTCTTCGGCCCCATCCTGCCCATCATTGACGCGGATCTTGATACCGCTATTTCTTTCACTCGCAGTATTGAGCACCCGTTAGCTCTTTACGCCTTCACTACCGTCGAGTCTGAAAAGAAACGCATCCAGGATGAGACTGCTTCTGGTGGTGTGACATTCAATGACTGTTTCCTCCATGCCGCTGCTCTTGATGCACCCTTTGGTGGTGTGGGGAACTCTGGTGCTGGTTGCTACCATGGAAAGTACGGAATACTTGCTTTCTCGCATCTTCGCACATATACGAATGCTATTCCAAcgtggttggagggggttATGGGTGCGAGATACCCCCCGTATTCCGAAACAAATATGAGGAAGCTATCACCGCCTGTTAAGCCACCTTTTGACCGAGAAGGGAACGACACAACTTCTCGCAGCAAAATTTTGAGTGCTGCGGCCACTCTAGCAGTCCTTGGTATTTCAGTCTGGATGTTTGGAGCAAGAGAGAAGCTCCCGCCTTATGGAAGGAACTGGTTGAGGAAGTGA